GTCACTGTGCAATGCATGCGGGATAAGATACAGGAAGAAGAGGATCTTGAGCAGAGCAACagcgaggaagagagagagacaccaCCACCATTCCCATGTCAACACCACCGACACTAGCAATGCCGAACCTGCTGCGGATGTTGGTGCTGGGAACGATTTGAGTCACTCGTTGAAGATGAGACTGGCGATCCTGGGCAAAGATCTGTTGCTGCAGACGTCGTTTGTGAAGAAGCAGAGGTGccagagaaaaaggaagttgGGTGAGGAAGAGCAGGCTGCCGTTTCTCTTATGGCCCTCTCTTGTGGCTCAGTCTCTGcctaaaaatagtaaatgaagGAAAATAGGCGGGGACAGGAGATAGGAAGTTTTTTTCTTGTCCttcttaggttttttttttttttttttgaggggtgGTGGTCTTCTTGAAGATAGTGAATGAGTAGCCATCCTTAAATATGTTCTCTGTCCATGCCCTTTTCTTCAGGAGGGCATTTAGGAGTAGATGAGGATAGGGGCAATAGGTCATATGGATTTTGGGAGTTGCGTAATGCCGTCAAGTTGTCATTGACATCTAACAGTGTAAATAGTAGGATTAGGCATGTATCTAATGAGAAACATGTCGCATCTGTTTAACAGCCGGACCCTCTCTTGTACCTGTCTACTGCATTTCAAATTGTCAATATGCCTTGACGatatacgagagagagagagag
The genomic region above belongs to Rhodamnia argentea isolate NSW1041297 chromosome 6, ASM2092103v1, whole genome shotgun sequence and contains:
- the LOC115751259 gene encoding GATA transcription factor 16-like — protein: MDNMTLGQKEPEPGEASETNKKFCADCKTTKTPLWRGGPSGPKSLCNACGIRYRKKRILSRATARKRERHHHHSHVNTTDTSNAEPAADVGAGNDLSHSLKMRLAILGKDLLLQTSFVKKQRCQRKRKLGEEEQAAVSLMALSCGSVSA